A single Camelus ferus isolate YT-003-E chromosome 3, BCGSAC_Cfer_1.0, whole genome shotgun sequence DNA region contains:
- the CDKN2AIPNL gene encoding CDKN2AIP N-terminal-like protein, whose product MVGGEAAAAVEELVSGVRQATDFAEQFRSYSESEKQWKARMEFILRHLPDYRDPPDGGGRLDQLLSLSMVWANHLFLGCSYNKDLLDKVMEMADGIEVEDLPQFTTRSELMKKHQS is encoded by the exons ATGGTGGGTGGGGAGGCGGCCGCCGCGGTGGAGGAGCTGGTTTCGGGAGTGCGGCAGGCGACCGATTTCGCGGAGCAGTTCCGCTCTTACTCGGAGAGCGAGAAGCAATGGAAGGCTCGCATGGAATTCATCCTGCGCCACCTGCCCGACTACCGCGACCCGCCCGACGGCGGCGGCCGCCTGGACCAGCTGCTGTCCCTCTCCATGGTCTGGGCCAACCACCTCTTTCTGGGTTGCAG TTACAACAAAGACCTTTTAGACAAGGTGATGGAAATGGCTGATGGAATTGAAGTGGAAGACCTGCCACAGTTTACTACCAGAAGTGAATTAATGAAAAAG